Proteins from a single region of Cyanobacteriota bacterium:
- the prmC gene encoding peptide chain release factor N(5)-glutamine methyltransferase, which produces MAQAEQAGIDQADVDWLLRAVTELDSLSLRLGTFQHYDAIAVQRSLPELTQLWQQRLEQRIPVQYLAGIVHWREFTLRVSPAVLIPRPETELIVDLAIEQNSQAASDDPGAMLDQPEMMACHWVDLGTGSGAIAIGLATAFPQAIVHAVDCSAEALTIARANIQAYQLSERIQLYHGSWFAPITHLKGQVSGLVANPPYIPTALIPELQPEVVGHEPRIALDGGDDGLDCLRHLVEAAPDYLCSGGIWLVETMMGQANDVMGLLQAQGNYENIQIRPDLAGIDRFVLAR; this is translated from the coding sequence ATGGCTCAAGCCGAGCAAGCTGGCATTGATCAAGCTGATGTAGATTGGCTGCTACGAGCTGTTACCGAATTAGATTCGCTGAGTTTACGGCTGGGAACCTTTCAGCACTATGATGCTATTGCCGTCCAGCGATCGCTTCCTGAACTAACGCAACTCTGGCAACAACGTCTAGAGCAGCGAATTCCTGTTCAATATTTGGCAGGAATCGTCCACTGGCGAGAGTTCACTCTCCGTGTCTCGCCAGCAGTTTTGATTCCCCGTCCAGAGACTGAATTAATTGTTGATTTGGCAATAGAGCAAAATTCCCAGGCTGCGTCGGATGATCCCGGTGCGATGCTGGATCAACCGGAGATGATGGCCTGTCACTGGGTAGATTTAGGTACTGGTAGCGGGGCAATTGCCATCGGACTGGCAACTGCTTTTCCCCAAGCCATAGTTCATGCAGTTGATTGCAGTGCCGAAGCGCTGACGATAGCTAGAGCTAATATTCAGGCTTATCAACTCAGTGAGCGCATACAGCTCTATCACGGTTCATGGTTTGCGCCAATCACCCACCTGAAGGGCCAAGTGTCTGGCCTAGTGGCTAATCCTCCCTACATTCCTACAGCGCTGATTCCTGAACTGCAACCGGAAGTCGTCGGTCACGAACCTCGCATAGCCTTAGATGGTGGTGACGATGGCCTAGATTGCCTTCGACATCTAGTAGAGGCCGCCCCAGACTATTTGTGCTCTGGTGGCATCTGGCTGGTAGAAACAATGATGGGACAGGCTAACGACGTTATGGGTTTGCTCCAAGCCCAGGGGAACTACGAAAATATTCAGATTCGACCAGATTTGGCAGGCATTGATCGCTTTGTGCTTGCCCGTC